DNA sequence from the Armigeres subalbatus isolate Guangzhou_Male chromosome 1, GZ_Asu_2, whole genome shotgun sequence genome:
CACTGAACCATATACCGTTCAGAGTTATTTGGCCGATCGCAACCAGCACAATCGAACAACTCACCTCCGTTTCGATCTACGATTGATGGGACGAAAGAATCATCCGAAACCTTACTCGATGCTTTTTCGTCGTCATTACCCGGTGCGAGGTTCGCATTCGCCTGCTGAGCCCTCGTCTGCGACCGGGTTTGGCGCACATTCGACAACGAATTTCTCATATTCCGGTTGAAATCTTTAATAAAATGTTGTGATAGTATCGGTTGGAGTTCTTCCAGCTATGATCAACGACCTGAAATTTAGGTGTAATCAGCTTAAAGCTAAAAAAAGCATTTATTTTTAGGAAAGGTTGGTTTACAAATTCTGTTTTACTTACATTTCAGTCTCCGTACTATACTTTTACTAGTCACAACAAATGTAGATTGTTAAGCTCAAATTTTAATCTGTAAGTATTTCTTAAGTTTTAATCTAGGTTTAATAAAGGATTCAATTCACTTTacttgaaataataataataatcaactACAACGATTTCTAATTCAATCAGATTCACTTTTAATTATCACCGTCTTGTTGTTGATTCTCCGTTTTGCAAATCATCTAGTTTGACACATTATCGCCGTCAAGCGATCTCATGCCCATGGATGGTGGCTCACGTCGCTCACCATTAGAGCAGTTCAATACGAGGATCTGTTGCGGCGAACACGCATAATTatatcccatcccatagatcgcaacACTCACCGAATTGAATCAAGATAaaatatcctttgtaactaacacaatatcctatcccaagacaatcgtgtaAATGTAAATCTTGTTAAATCAGGATTCAGTGTATTCTAAATGAATAATCAAGCTTTGAAAATCTGCCTCAGTAATGAAGACTTTTGGGATCAGCTTTTTGGCTGATTCTAGCTGATGATCAACAATCATCCATGACTCAGATCTAATCCGCTTGCATGCGAACGCcagagtttttattttaatttcacaAATGTGTGAACAGCTGAGAAACTGTCACAATGGCTGCCTTAAAAATAGACCCGCTGGAAAATCAAACCTGTGCTCACTCGACGCGATCTTATCGTTCCGTGCTGCCGCCGTCATGCGTTGTAGATTAATCACACTAATTAAAAGCACCATTTGCTGCCGTGCAGTTTTGCATCGCGTTCACTTTTTATAGTTTCGGTTGCCTTTCCCAGCTTCTATTGCACCTGGGTGAAAAGTGTGCTTTCGAGTAGGTGACATCTTCGTTCTGATTATCACAGCTTTGGTTGATGCGGTCTGCTTTCTATTGTGAATGGCGACGAAGGGAGATACGAGGTGTTTCCGTTTACCATAACTAAGTACTAACTAATAAGATGTTTATCTTGGAAGGTATCATGGTGCATCGTATTTTAAAGATGCATGATTTGAAGGTTAGACAAATTTACTGCAGGCTTTGATTTGTATAACTTTTGGTACTTCCTTTTATTAATAATATCGATACAATAGGTTTTAATACATTCGATGGTTATTGAAccataagcaaaaaaaaaagacaaactGTACCGAAGCCAACCTCGCCTGTACATAGTTTCCCATATTGAGTTAATTTTCAGTCACTTGTTAAGAAATAAGCGGACGATATTGGCTAACATGGTAGGTTTCGTGGATTGCCTTAACTGAACTGGTGATGATGAAGCAGTAACTAAAAATCGGCTTTTGGCTTAATAAAGAGGAGGTAAATTGTTCAAAGTGATCCAATCTAATGCGAATTATATTTGTGGATTTAGGTGATGCTGGCCATAATGACCATTGTTATGGCTGCATCCATTGTTGATGGTCAGCACTGTGGAAGTTGTAATTTAATGGAAGTTCATCAGTCGCAGTTGGACTGCTGCTGACTAACAGAAGCAACCATATAAGGCCGAACTCTACGTTACGTGTTGCTTACGCAATCGAACAATCTGCTCCCCTGCTGGTGGTTATCCATGTACGTAACACACGCATCAAGAAACTCACTGAATCTGCTTCCAATCAAACCATTTCAATCGATTTTACCGTCCGCGAAAATACGAGTTTATTGACCCTCAGGCATTGGGGCTTACGCGTCgttagaaaacaaaaaaaaaatactagaaGAGAAGTGAACTGAGATGAACGA
Encoded proteins:
- the LOC134206159 gene encoding transcription initiation factor TFIID subunit 3-like gives rise to the protein MRNSLSNVRQTRSQTRAQQANANLAPGNDDEKASSKVSDDSFVPSIVDRNGGELFDCAGCDRPNNSERYMVQCDNCDHWYHLTCAGVKVATVGSNNFVCAVCTSAKSRRARSQASGISSTSSARQSKVEREL